A stretch of DNA from Glycine max cultivar Williams 82 chromosome 18, Glycine_max_v4.0, whole genome shotgun sequence:
CCAGAAAAGTGAGGAGGATCAAGCAGCCAGCACTGCTATGGGCTTTAAAGATTCATTGGAAAAACAATATCTAAAAGTCAAAGAGCATGCAGAAACATACCCTTATGTTTGGGCTTCTTATATTGTTGTATATGGTGGCTTTGCTCTCTGGACTACCTATAGATGGAGAAAGCTTCGCAAGACAGAGGACAGAGTAAAAACTCTCCAAGAAAGACTACGTAAGCACGTTGAAGCTGAAGAATCTTCTAGTTCTACCAAAGTGGTTGAAAAGGGTTCTACATCTTCTGATACCAAAGCTATTGGAAAGGGTTCTGCATCTTCTGATACCAAAGTAGTTGAAAAGGGTTCTACATCTTCTGATAAGTCTTCCAAGTAGCTTACAGTAAGATAATCCTTATGATGGTCAGGTTGTCTAGTTTACTTCCATCAATATCACCTCTCTTCTCTTTAACATTGTAGTTGCCTAGGGcatgaaataagtttttttttttttttttgctttgctGATCAACTGATTCATTAGAGGAATTCCTCATATTGAGCTTTGtagaaaattgttaaaaatgatCTGATATTTTTCTTCCTAAAGTTGTGACAATATTATTGCACTGAATACTGTTTACACATAATTGTATAAATTAACCTAAtaagacattttttatattatctatgTTTACTATCAGTGTTTTAATATGTGGTTTGCTATAGGTCTCACGGGTCCTAATATAGTAGACTCAGATCACATATTGCATAACAAAATATTGTAATCATCCTTTATGTTGTTTATTGGTGTATGGCATATTTTTAACCTTTTGGTTGAATAATGCAGCTTCAGAAATTCACTGCTAGTGTTAACAAATTTGTGGATGGACTGTGTTGAAGGTGTCTGCCAGCGGCAGAGGGAACAAGGTGGACCACTGGTCCCATGTTCACCcccagttattttttttataatttttttaaactataaaaaattctaGCACCCCTCTCCTTCACACCCTATAACttaaataatacattttgagaagtttttgaatttatgatcTTAAGGGTGGGGAAACTTAGCTCCTCTCTCCAGAGGAAACCCTCTCAGCACAGTAAAACAGAAACAATGATTGGAAAATAACAATGGAGATTCTGTATTGAACAAAATGCTTCAACCCTTCCCCAATAATATACCCCTATTGCTTCATTCAAAAAGCTTCCTAGCAGCCAACACCTATGCTGGTTGAGGTTGCCATTCTAAC
This window harbors:
- the LOC100527522 gene encoding uncharacterized protein LOC100527522: MANLPKENQQVTSSTPSIQKSEEDQAASTAMGFKDSLEKQYLKVKEHAETYPYVWASYIVVYGGFALWTTYRWRKLRKTEDRVKTLQERLRKHVEAEESSSSTKVVEKGSTSSDTKAIGKGSASSDTKVVEKGSTSSDKSSK